The DNA sequence ACATTATATACTCCTGTCTGAAGATCACTCGTGGCGCAACCAACTGCACCACATGCTAAAGTCTCTGTTATCTTAACTCAGGAGTGACATTTCAGCCTAGTAGTTGATGAAGAGTTATCGAAAGAGTTGAGGAAAAACAACACAGTTTGACGGGATAAATCCGGTGTCAGCACATGCGATACTTTATCCCGAGCGTTTATCACGGACGACTTTCTGTTCCTGGTAACCATGCGGATTTTGTGACTGCCAGCGCCAGGTGTCTGCCATCATCGTATCGAGATCACGAGTCACCCGCCAGTTGAGATCTTTTTCCGCACGGGAAGCATCAGCCCAGAATGCAGCTAAATCGCCTTCGCGGCGCGGTAAAAACTGATAAGGAATTTTGCGCCCGGAGACACGGGAAAATGTATTCACCATCTCCAGCACCGAATAGCCTTTCTCGGCTCCGAGGTTGTAAACGGTATACTCGCTCACCTGATCAAATTTATGCAATGCACGCAAGTGACCTTCCGCCAGATCCATCACATGAATATAGTCACGCACGCCGGTTCCATCATGAGTATCATAATCATTACCAAAAATCCCGACGCTGTCCCGTCGGCCAATTGCCACTTGTGCTATATAAGGCAGTAAATTATTGGGAATACCCAGTGGATCTTCACCTATCATCCCGGAAATATGGGCCCCTACCGGGTTTAAATAACGCAAAGCAATGACGCGAAAGTCCGGTTCAGCAGAGGTGAAGTCACGTAAAATCTGCTCGATCATCAGTTTTGATGTGCCATAAGGGCTGCTGGCGCTGTTGACGGGATAGCTCTCGTGATAGGGACAGGCGCATCGGCACCATAGACAGTAGCTGATGAGCTGAAAATTAACCGATGAACGCCGGCACTGCGCATTGTGTCAAGTAAAATCAGCGTACCAGAGACATTGTTTTGGTAGTATTCAAGCGGTTGCCGTGAGGACTCCCCCACAGCCTTGAGCCCCGCAAAATGGATCACAGCCGATATCTGATACTGACAAAATAAGTGGGCCAGGCGCTCGCGATCACCAATGTCACCCTCAACGAAAGAGACTTTTCTGCCTGTCAGGTTTTCTACCCGCAATAAAGCTTCTGAACTGGAATTTGTCAGGTTATCCAGCACAACGACCTGTTCACCACTCTCCAGCAGTGTCAGCACGGTATGGGAGCCGATATAACCCGCACCACCTGTAACCAGTATTGCCATAAATTACCTATCCAATCTGCAGGTTATATCTCGTTGTACCGTTTATATTACTTGCGTAATAAGCCCTGAATCATTGAACGGAATGCTCTGCCCTGCCCGTGATTTCTTAATCCCCAGGCCACAAACGCTTTCATGTAACCGAGTTTTTTCCCACAGTCGTAGCTCTCCCCGGTGAGCATTAACGCTTCAACAGGCTGCTTTTTAGCGAGATTGGCGATGGCATCGGTCAGCTGATAACGGCCCCAGGCGCCGGGAGTCAGTTTTTCCAGTTCCGGCCAGATATCCGCAGAGAGTACATAGCGACCTACCGCGGAAATATTAGAATTCAGCGCCTGAACATTTTCAGGTTTTTCTACGAAATCAGTAATCTGACTATACTGTCCGGGATTCTCTAATGGTTCACGGGTTTCGATAACAGAGTATTCAGAGAGGTCCTGGGGTGACATACGCTGGGCCAGAACCTGTGTACGTCCATTCTCTTCAAAACGCGCCACCATAGCGGCCAGATTATAACGCAGGGGGTCGGCAGTGGAGTCGTCCAGTAATACATCCGGTAATACTACTGCAAATGGCGCATCGTGTAGCATCGGGCGGGCGCACAACAGGGCATTTGCCAGGCCCAACGGCTGCGGCTGACGGACATTGATTATCGTCACACCGGGTGGACAAATAGATTTAACTTCACTGAGCAGAGAACGCTTCACGCGAGCTTCCAGTAACGCTTCCAGCTCGTAAGAAGTATCGAAATGGTTTGCCACGGCATTTTTCGAGGCATGGGTAACCAAAATGATCTCTTTTAGTCCCGCAGCCACATATTCATCGACAATGTACTGAATCATTGGTTTATCAACGACAGGTAACATCTCTTTCGGAATTGCTTTGGTTGCAGGTAACATCTGCATTCCCAGCCCGGCAACGGGAATTACCACCTTAAGCCTGGTCATAGTCTGTCCATTTCTTATCAATTGATGATACTGAACATTATCGTTCAGCCAGTTAACCTAACAGTATCAGCCTATTCTTAAAAAAACTCTACTGCAGTATCGCTAAAAAGCCCGGTTTACAAGTCATGCAGCACTTTATCAATTACGGCCTTTTCATCTCGTTGTTCGCTTCTGTCTGCCCATTTCTTCAGGCGATCCTTCACATCATTTTGTAAGTATTGCCTTAGCAATTTATCGATTTGTAATGAGTAGTTCAGCGCTGTCCATTCACCATAAATGCGTAAAGGAATTGATGTGCGCTGCAACCAGCGAAGTAATTCAGCATCACCACGCCACCCTTCTTTAAGCGAAAAATTAAATGTCATGTCCATGGTTTTATTCTGCAGATTGACATAGCCTGCCCCCTGATAGCGGAGCAGCGGCATATTACCTTCTACGGCACTCAGTGACAGTTTGCCGCTATCCAGCTGCATTTTTCCGCGGATATCCTGTCGCAGGAAAGTACTCTGATCGTCACTTTCCTGGATTCTGTCGCTGCCACGTACCAATGCACGGTGAATCATCTGCTGAAAATTAATTCCCTGCAACTCGGCATCATCGAGACTAAACATAGCCGACCCCTCCCAGTTCCGCTGGATTTCACCGGGTGAAAAACCATTCCCCTGGAACTCACCTTTAACGGTCAAATCCCCATTACTCACCGGAGGCATTTTCAATAATGCTAGCAAGGGAGTAATTGGTACCGCCTTCATATCTGGTGCAAGGCGTACAGCCAGGATGCTCTTTGTAAAATCTAATTCACCCGCAAGAGACACAGACCCTTTGCCCATTGAAGCGGTAAGCGACTTCACTTCCATAATCCCATTGTTGCTATCTGCATCAAAATTAACATTTTTTACTTCAGTATGGTGGAAACGTAACTCTTCTGCCTGCAGTGAAACAGAACCATCGAGGTGATTTAAAAATGACTGCTGCGGATTGAAAGAGACAGGCTGAGAGATCACCGGACGTGACGGTGGATTACGTGGTTCATCCGGGGTGCGTTCTGCGGAAGGCGCAGTCGCTGAAAACGAATCCAGGTCGAGTGATGGTGATTGTAGTGCTAATGTGATCTTCGGTCTGCCGGCAAGCGTAGCGCTTAACTCCCCTTGCAACATACTTTCATTGACATTGAGAGCCAGATTTTTTAACTGCAATGTTTCTTTTTCCCGCTGCCAGATCGCATCAACCTTCAGTTGCCCGTTTATGCCAGAGGGAGGGAGATCTGCCCCGGTTAACTGGAAGGTTAAAGCATCTAAAGAGCCTGAGAGTTGCTGCGGATAATTACTGGTATCAAACTGTCCTTTAGCCTGCACTAACAGATCTTTCTGATCACGACTGAGGCGACTTTCCACTTCGAACTGAGCCTGACGATCGGTTTGTTGGGTATAACGCAGGTTAACATCACGAATATTGAGCTGTTCGCCATTTTTCCTTTGCCATATCACCAGACTATCCATGATATGCAACCGCTCAATGGCAAATTTCCACCCGGCGCGTTTCTCTGTCACCCGACTGTTGTCTGGTGGAACAGGAGCTCGCTGAAGTCGTTTCTCTTCACTGTCAGGTGTCAGATTAACTACCGCTCCTTTTAACATCACCTGACTGACCGAGAGTTGATGACTAAGCAAAGGCAGTAAATGAACATCCAGCCGCATATTTTCCGCATTGACCAGCGGCTGAGTGGCACCTGGTGCATTCAGAGTGATGGGGCCAGAAAGTATGCTCAGCTGCGGCCAGACGTGCCAGCGCAGATCGCCATTAAAAGTCAGCTTATAACCACTACGCTGCGCGACTTCTTGTACCATGTAGTGACGAAAATCATTAGGATCGACCAGCAGTACCAGCGCACTCAGCCCGGTAATTATCACCACCAGCAGAATTGCCAGCATCGAGATAAATCTTTTCATGTCTCTCCTTCCTGGCGACTGACTCAGGGGCCGACGGAAACGGGACAGGCCAGTGCAGGCTGGCTACATGCAGCGTGCGCCGGGAGTCCATTAATCAATCTTCAACAGCACTATGGTAGCCCAGTGGTTACCTCAGTAAAATATCAGTCTTTATCAATTTTACTGGCATCAGCACCCTGCTGACCTTTGTATTTGGCATCTTCCCGACGGTTATAAGGTCGCGCAGCTGGTCCGGTAAGCGGTTCAAAACTCAGCGCACCAATCAGCATGCCCGGACGCAGTGCCAGAGGCAGTTTTCCTGAGTTATAAAACTCCAGTACAATGCGCCCCTGCCAGCCTGGATCGATGCGATGTGCAGTCACATGAACCATCAGCCCCAAACGGGCCAGTGAAGAGCGTCCGTCAAGCCAACCGACCAGATTATCAGGCAGGGTTACTGATTCGAGGGTAACGGCTAAAGCGAGTTCACCAGGGTGAAGGAAGAAGGCTTCTCCCTCAGCGAGATTGATTTCATCGCTCATCACTCTTTCCAGCGCAGCACTTACTTCAGCTTTTGGACCACTGAGATCGATAAAGGCAGCTGTGTGTCCACGAAAAGTACGAAATTGATTCCCCAACCGAACATCCACCGTTGCACCGTTAATTCGTTCAATCGGAGGACGCGGGGAGATATCCAGTTGTCCGTTATCCAGCCATGCCTCAATATCACGATCGCATAGTCTCATACTGAATTCGTCCTATGTAGCCACACAACGAGACTGTTAATCGCCTGAGTCGCTCTCTCTGCAATCGCAACAGCGTCATCGTAACTGGCAGTTAGTCTTCAAAAAATTGATTAATTTTGGCTTTAAGAATGTCGATGGCAATCCGATTTTTACCGCCACGTGGCACGATAATATCGGCGTATTGCTTCGAGGGGTCAATGAATTGTAAAAACATTGGTCGTACCGTTTTTTGGTACTGCGTCAACACCGACTCCATTGAACGCCCCCGTTCATTGACATCACGTTTCATGCGGCGTAACAGACAAATATCGAGTGGTGTGTCGACAAAAATTGAAAAATTCATTTCTGCACGTAATTTGGCATCTGTCAGCAATAGTATCCCTTCTAAGATGATAACTTTTTTAGGCCGGAGTCTTCTGGTTTCCGGAGTTCGGGTATGTTCGACATAACTGTAAACCGGGAGATCGATAGATTCAGCCCGCTTTAACTGCTGAAGATGTTGCAACAGCAAGTGATGATCCATGGCGCTGGGGTGATCATAATTGGTCTTGACCCGCTCCTCCATACTGAGATGACTCTGATCTTTATAGTAAGCATCTTCAGGGATCACACCAATATTTTCATCACCTACCTGCTCGCGGATTTCGCGGTACAAGGTACTGGCGATAAGGCTTTTTCCTGAGGCTGATGCGCCAGCTATTCCAATAATGACACATGCGTGCCCTTTGTCAGTCATGATTAAAAAACCTGATACTGCTTATCACAGAGTAAAGAAACAAGAAGTTAGCGCGATTATAAGGAGTCCTGCCATCTGTTACCAGCAAAAAGCACCCGCTGATTTATTGTTTCACTACCTGATTTTTCTTTGCGGATAAAACATTGCCAGCGCCAACCAACGAATCAGTGTAGATTTACCTATGCTCTCTCTCCGTTTGATCAGAGAGGGACTCTGAACGTGAAGTATAAGATGATTTATTTTTCACGTATAAAAATAGATCATTGGCTGAAGCAGAAATAGATAGTAAAATTTATGTTAGTATCTTTACATAATTATCAATCTGCCGACAGCTCAGGCTGTATTCTGGCTGGACAGGTGAATGGCGACTGAGAACACACTGAGCTTAAATCGCATTGCGTTGTGGCGTTCTGTCTTATTATTCGGCATCGCCTCCTTCACACTGACGCTTTTCTGTCTTGAGCTGATTAATATCAGTGATGACGTTTCACCATTGTGGTTTTCAACCGCACTGATGACCATTGTGACATTCCGCTATTCTGTAGAGATACTTCCTCTGTTGCTCAGTAGCTGTCTGTTGGGCGTAATCAGTGCTGATGCCCTTGTGATGGGATTCTCACTACCCTGGCTGTTGTTCCCTTTTATTAATCTGTTTCAGGCACTGCTCGGCGGCCTGTTTCTTCGTTTACTGCTCAGTTCATCAGCACCATTGCATTCACTGAGCAGTTGGTTCCGAATGGTGCTTTCTGTTTGTCTGTTTACACCGCTGATTGGCGGAATCGTCAGTTGCTGGTTAGTCAGTTTTACTCACTCAGTGACGCAACCACACCATTTTTTTACCACCTGGGTAACATCGGAAGCTATAGGCATGCTGGGACTCGGTCCGGTTGGCCTGTTATGGCACCACTCTCTTTTTCATCGGATGAATTTCAGACGCTGGGGCGAGACGTTTTTAACGTTGATCATCACGCTCGGACTGGTCTATCTGGTACTGAATTATTTACCCTGGCCGTTTGTTTTTATCATTGTATTGCTTTTTTATAGTGCGGTTCGACTACCACGGTTTGATGCTTTTTTGGTGGTATTTACCACCCTGGTTTTGATGATGGTAATGCTGGCGCTGCACCTCCTGACACCGCAACCTTACAATTACTGGCTGGATGAATCCTTCGATATTCTGCCATTCATGATGGCGGTTTTTCCTGTGCACGTGATGATACTGATCATGCATTCACTGAAAGAGGAGAAACGATTCATATCTGAAAGCGAAACACGCTTTCGTCATGCTATGGAGTATTCTGCCATTGGTATGGCCTTGCTCTCACCAAAAGGTCACTGGTTACAAGTCAACGCTTCATTGTCTGAACTGTTGGTCTACTCAAAAAACGAGTTTATTGATATACCCTTCCGGCAGATGGCTCACTCAGATGATCATCTTCGTGATCGAAAAATTGTCGCCAGTATGCTTAACACCAACAGACAGAATTATACAGTTGATAAACGTTTCGTTCATAAAGATGGCCACATAGTCTGGACCGTATTTTCACTTATTCTGGTGCGTAATGCTGATAACCAGCCGCTCTATTTTATTGCCCAAATAAAAGATATTTCGGGTTTACGCGCGTCACAACAGACTAACCATCAATTAATGCAAGGTATGACCCTGGCTAACGAAGCCGGAGGAATTGGTGTCTGGGAATGGGATTTTAAATTACAGAAGATGACATGGGATAGCCGAATGATGGAGTTGTATGGTCTGAGGGCTGATGAGGAGGTGAATCACCTCAAATGGCTGAAAAGCATTGTTCCGGCAGACCGGCAACGTGTTATTGAAAAATATCAGCAGGGCGTTAAAGCAAAATCTCCGGTAGACATACAGTTTCGTATTATCAATGGGCAGGAGATTATTTATATCCGTAGCCAGTCTCAAATCTTCCTCGATGGAAAAGGCAAACCGGATAAAATACTCGTTATCAATCAGGATATTACCCCGCTGCACCGCCTGACCGAGGCATTACACAGAGAAAAAGATCGTATGACCATCACCCTGGATGCCATCGGTGAAGCGGTCATCTCTACTGACGAGAAAATGCGTATTATTTTCATGAATCCTGTCGCGGAAAGAATGACTGGATGGACACAGGATCTCGCCAGTGGACTCCCTGTGCGGGATATTCTGTGCATCACTGAGGGCCATGATGGCAAACAAGCGGATCGCAGCCTGCTAACTTACGTCCAACAAGTCAAAGTCAGCCCTAATATCGATGCCGAACTGATACTGCACAGTCACAACGGGCAGCAATTCGATATTCACTACAGTATCACCCCCCTCACCACCAACGAAGGTGAGGTAATCGGCAGTGTGCTGGTGATCCACGATGTTAGTGCCTCACGGGAAATAATGCGTAAACTCAGTTACAACGCTTCCCATGATATGTTGACGCAGTTACCAAATCGTGTGCTTTTCGAGCAACGACTCAACGAAAAAATTGCCTCTGCAGTGGCGGAAAATCAGCAACACGCGCTGGTCTATCTCGATTTAGATCTCTTTAAAGCAGTCAATGATACCGCAGGCCATGCAGCAGGTGACGCATTGCTTCAGTCACTGGCGTTACTGATGAAAAAATATTTACGCCGGAAAGATTCCATTGCCCGCCTTGGTGGAGATGAACTTGGCATTCTGCTGGCTAACACCAACAAAAATCAGGCAGAGCAGATCATTCATCGCGGAATAAGGGCAATATGCCGTTACCGCTTCCAGTGGCAGGGACATTACTATCGCATTGGGGTAAGTGCAGGGCTGACCTATATCACAGCCGACAATCACCAGCTTGATGAAGTCATGTCGCAGGCTGACTTCACCTGTTATCAGGCCAAATATACCGGACGTGGAAAACTGGTGGTGTTTGATACCACTCAGCAACAGGGTCTCAGGGACTGGCATGCCCGTTTTGCTACCGCAACCGCCCAGGCTGACAGTGGAAACTAAGCGGCCAGTTAAACCGGACCTGCCCCAACGGCCTTAAAAAACGTAACACAGGTTTGTCGTTGCATTTATCGTGGTTTCTGGTTAGCGTCCAGCCCCTTTGCCCGAGGAGATGTGTTTGTGTTTATCGGTTTTGATTACGGAACGGCAAATTGCTCTGTAGCGATCATGGAGAACGGAGAACCAAAATCACTGTTTTTAGAGAAAAAAAGCCCCCTGCTACCATCAATGCTTTCGGCTCCCACACGAGAAGTCATCAGCGAGTGGTTGTTCAAACATCAAAACATCCCGTTTCCTGAACAGGCACATCAACTGGCATTGAGACGTGCCTGCTCACTTAACCAGCAGGAAGATATCACGGTGACTGCGTAGAGCGCGCAGTTTGGCGAAGCAGCACTTGAGCAATATCTGACAGCGCCTGAGGATATCTGGTTTGTCAAATCCCCCAAATCATTTTTAGGTGTCAGTGGTTTGGTTCCACAACGACGGCTTTTTTTTGAAGAGCTGGTGTGCGCAATGATGAGCACCATTCGCCAGCGTGCCGAAACGCAGGTTGATGGGGTCATTCAACAGGCCGTGATTGGTCGTCCAATCAATTTTCAGGGAATGGGCGGAGACGACGCTAATCAACAGGCAGAAAGTCTGCTCTATCGTGCAGCACAGCGCGCCGGATTTAAAGAGATTGAATTCCAGTTTGAGCCTGTCGCAGCCGGACTGGATTACGAGGCAACCCTGACACGGGAAACCTGTGTCATGGTCGTGGACATAGGCGGGGGAACCACTGACTGCTCCCTGCTGCTGATGGGCCCGCAGTGGCGTAAACAACGCAATCGTCAGGCCAGTTTACTGGCACATCACGGGTGTCGTGTTGGCGGGAATGATCTTGATATCATGCTGGCGTTCAAAACCTGATGCCACAGCTCGGTGCGGGTGGCGAAACACAAAAAGGGACAGCATTACCTTCTCAACCCTGGTGGAACGCTGTTGCTATCAATGATATTCCGGCACAAAGTGCGTTTTATGCCCCGGCAAACCGACACTATCTACAGACCTTGATACGCGATGCTCGTCAACCGCATGAGGTGCAACGTCTGTTACAAGTGTGGCAGCATAAACTCGGCTATCGCCTCACCCGAACTGCAGAGGAGAGTAAAATTGCCCTGTCGCAAAGTGCTGATTGCATCGCTTCTCTGGAGTTTATTGAAGCAGGATTGAACAGTCAGATTACCCGGAATGAATTGCAGAAAACCATCGTGACACCACTTGGCAGAATGATGGAGCAAGTGGAATTTACGCTACGTGAGAGTCCCAAAAAACCGGATATCATCTATCTGACTGGTGGCAGTGCGCGCTCACCATTAGTACGTCAGGCCCTTGGCACTGTTGCCCCCGGTATTCCTCTGGCCAGTGGTGATGATTTTCATCCGTCACCGCAGGGCTGGCGCGTTGGGCAGAGCTGTTGTTTGCATAAAAACAACTCTGCCAACAAACCAACAGGTGACGGGGTACGTTGCGCCATCACCTGTTAAAGTTTAACTGTCAGAACTTATGCAGAGAACAGACCTTCCCACCCGGTGTAGGGGTGTAGTGGCACACTGAATTTGGCCACCTGAGCAGAGGTGATATGCTCACCTCAACATCTTATAGGTGAACCAATGAGCAAAGCATTTACTGCTGAATTTAAAGTCGAAGCGGCAAAACTGGTCCTGGATCAGAACTACACTCACGGCGAGGCGGCTAAGGCGATGAACGTCAGCCTCTCCGCCATCAACCGCCGGGTAAAATCGTTACGTATGGAGCGCCAGGGGAAAACGCCCCCGGGGCTGCCTCTGACGCCTGAGCAGACTGAACTCAGGGAAATGAGAAAACGGATACAACGCCTTGAAATGGAGAATGAAATCCTAAAAAAGGCTACCGCGCTCTTGATGTCGGACTTCCTGAACAGTTCACGATAATAGACAGTCTGAGGGCGCACTACCCGGTAGCGCCATTGGGCCGGCTGTTCGGTGTTCACCGAAGCAGTTATCGCTACATTCGTAAAAATGGCAGGGATTCTGACGCCGAGCGTGCCGTTAAACGGAGTCTCGTCAGTGAAGTCTGGAACGCCAGTGGTGGCTCTGCTGGCGCGAGAAGTATCGCCACGATGGTCAGCGCTAAGGGCGTCAGACTCGGGCGATGGCTGGCCGGTAAGCTGATGAAAGAGCTGGATATCGCCAGTTGCCAGGTCCCGGCGCATAAATTCAAACGCGGCGGGAACGAACACATTGAAATACCGAACCATCTCGACCGGCAGTTCGCGGTTACCGCGCCGGATCAGGTCTGGTGCGGCGATGTGACGTATATCTGGACGGGAAAATGCTGGGCTTATCTGGCAGCAGTGCTGGATCTGTTCGCCCGCAAACCTGTGGGCTGGGCGATATCGACGTCGCCGGACCCGGCCCTCACGGTCAAAGCATTGCAGATGGCCTGGGAGCTTCGGGGTAAGCCAACAGGCGTGATGTTCCACAGCGATCAGGGCAGCCACTATACCAGCCGTCAGTACCGGCAGGGTCTGTGGCGCTGTCGGATAAAGCAGAGCATGAGTCGCCGGGGTAACTGCTGGGATAATGCCCCGATGGAGCGGTTCTTCCGGAGCCTGAAGACCGAATGGGTGCCGACGAAGGGCTATAACAGCTTCAACGAGGCTCAGAGCGCGATAATCAGCTACATCACGGGCTATTACAGTGCCATCCGGCCCCACTGGTATAACGGTGGCTTAACGCCAAATGAATCAGAGCGGCTGTTCCACGAACAGTCAGGTCGTGTGGCCAAAATTAGTTGACCACTACAAGGCCAATCGGAATGATCTCCCAGCTGATCACACCCGCCTTGACCAATGGCAGTTGATTAAGTGCATTACGGCATGCTTCAGCTGATTCGCTTTCGGCAGCCACTACCACACCAAGTCTGTCACGACGAAGATAAATTTCGCGAATTAATTCATCTTTATACAGTTTCCATCCGTAGCGGCTCTCTTCAGTGAGATACGGAAGGTAATCTTCCTGAGTGGCATCAGAACGGGGGATATCAAGACATAAAAAACGCACAAAAGACTCCTTATAACGGATTGTTTTACAGAGATGTTCACACACCCTCAATAGTGAGGGGCTGTATTTCTGCCGTAAACTTGCCATGTAAGTATAGCAGTCTGAAGAAAATCAGCGAAGATCACGATAGAGAATTCCTCTCTTTTGCTCTGACAACAGCAAGTTGCAATCTACCTGATTTACGGAGAATCCTTATTTCCTCCACCATTAACTGATAAATATTCGCTAAACTTAGCAGATTCCGTTACTCCGCTTGTCCGGGTAATGTCACCTTTATCCGTAAGGAACTGACTTTCCTATGAATGCTCGGTCACGTTTTTCCAAATCATTACTTGTTCTTGTTGCAGCCGGGTGTGCGGCAGGC is a window from the Erwinia sp. genome containing:
- the dcd gene encoding dCTP deaminase (ID:JIFNMEKO_01764;~source:Prodigal:2.6), giving the protein MRLCDRDIEAWLDNGQLDISPRPPIERINGATVDVRLGNQFRTFRGHTAAFIDLSGPKAEVSAALERVMSDEINLAEGEAFFLHPGELALAVTLESVTLPDNLVGWLDGRSSLARLGLMVHVTAHRIDPGWQGRIVLEFYNSGKLPLALRPGMLIGALSFEPLTGPAARPYNRREDAKYKGQQGADASKIDKD
- the dnaK_3 gene encoding Chaperone protein DnaK (ID:JIFNMEKO_01769;~source:Prodigal:2.6); amino-acid sequence: MPQLGAGGETQKGTALPSQPWWNAVAINDIPAQSAFYAPANRHYLQTLIRDARQPHEVQRLLQVWQHKLGYRLTRTAEESKIALSQSADCIASLEFIEAGLNSQITRNELQKTIVTPLGRMMEQVEFTLRESPKKPDIIYLTGGSARSPLVRQALGTVAPGIPLASGDDFHPSPQGWRVGQSCCLHKNNSANKPTGDGVRCAITC
- the galE_1 gene encoding UDP-glucose 4-epimerase (ID:JIFNMEKO_01760;~source:Prodigal:2.6), which translates into the protein MIEQILRDFTSAEPDFRVIALRYLNPVGAHISGMIGEDPLGIPNNLLPYIAQVAIGRRDSVGIFGNDYDTHDGTGVRDYIHVMDLAEGHLRALHKFDQVSEYTVYNLGAEKGYSVLEMVNTFSRVSGRKIPYQFLPRREGDLAAFWADASRAEKDLNWRVTRDLDTMMADTWRWQSQNPHGYQEQKVVRDKRSG
- the dgcE gene encoding putative diguanylate cyclase DgcE (ID:JIFNMEKO_01766;~source:Prodigal:2.6), with amino-acid sequence MATENTLSLNRIALWRSVLLFGIASFTLTLFCLELINISDDVSPLWFSTALMTIVTFRYSVEILPLLLSSCLLGVISADALVMGFSLPWLLFPFINLFQALLGGLFLRLLLSSSAPLHSLSSWFRMVLSVCLFTPLIGGIVSCWLVSFTHSVTQPHHFFTTWVTSEAIGMLGLGPVGLLWHHSLFHRMNFRRWGETFLTLIITLGLVYLVLNYLPWPFVFIIVLLFYSAVRLPRFDAFLVVFTTLVLMMVMLALHLLTPQPYNYWLDESFDILPFMMAVFPVHVMILIMHSLKEEKRFISESETRFRHAMEYSAIGMALLSPKGHWLQVNASLSELLVYSKNEFIDIPFRQMAHSDDHLRDRKIVASMLNTNRQNYTVDKRFVHKDGHIVWTVFSLILVRNADNQPLYFIAQIKDISGLRASQQTNHQLMQGMTLANEAGGIGVWEWDFKLQKMTWDSRMMELYGLRADEEVNHLKWLKSIVPADRQRVIEKYQQGVKAKSPVDIQFRIINGQEIIYIRSQSQIFLDGKGKPDKILVINQDITPLHRLTEALHREKDRMTITLDAIGEAVISTDEKMRIIFMNPVAERMTGWTQDLASGLPVRDILCITEGHDGKQADRSLLTYVQQVKVSPNIDAELILHSHNGQQFDIHYSITPLTTNEGEVIGSVLVIHDVSASREIMRKLSYNASHDMLTQLPNRVLFEQRLNEKIASAVAENQQHALVYLDLDLFKAVNDTAGHAAGDALLQSLALLMKKYLRRKDSIARLGGDELGILLANTNKNQAEQIIHRGIRAICRYRFQWQGHYYRIGVSAGLTYITADNHQLDEVMSQADFTCYQAKYTGRGKLVVFDTTQQQGLRDWHARFATATAQADSGN
- the udk gene encoding Uridine kinase (ID:JIFNMEKO_01765;~source:Prodigal:2.6) → MTDKGHACVIIGIAGASASGKSLIASTLYREIREQVGDENIGVIPEDAYYKDQSHLSMEERVKTNYDHPSAMDHHLLLQHLQQLKRAESIDLPVYSYVEHTRTPETRRLRPKKVIILEGILLLTDAKLRAEMNFSIFVDTPLDICLLRRMKRDVNERGRSMESVLTQYQKTVRPMFLQFIDPSKQYADIIVPRGGKNRIAIDILKAKINQFFED
- the galF gene encoding UTP--glucose-1-phosphate uridylyltransferase (ID:JIFNMEKO_01762;~source:Prodigal:2.6), which translates into the protein MTRLKVVIPVAGLGMQMLPATKAIPKEMLPVVDKPMIQYIVDEYVAAGLKEIILVTHASKNAVANHFDTSYELEALLEARVKRSLLSEVKSICPPGVTIINVRQPQPLGLANALLCARPMLHDAPFAVVLPDVLLDDSTADPLRYNLAAMVARFEENGRTQVLAQRMSPQDLSEYSVIETREPLENPGQYSQITDFVEKPENVQALNSNISAVGRYVLSADIWPELEKLTPGAWGRYQLTDAIANLAKKQPVEALMLTGESYDCGKKLGYMKAFVAWGLRNHGQGRAFRSMIQGLLRK
- the dnaK_2 gene encoding Chaperone protein DnaK (ID:JIFNMEKO_01768;~source:Prodigal:2.6); this encodes MMSTIRQRAETQVDGVIQQAVIGRPINFQGMGGDDANQQAESLLYRAAQRAGFKEIEFQFEPVAAGLDYEATLTRETCVMVVDIGGGTTDCSLLLMGPQWRKQRNRQASLLAHHGCRVGGNDLDIMLAFKT
- a CDS encoding hypothetical protein (ID:JIFNMEKO_01763;~source:Prodigal:2.6); amino-acid sequence: MKRFISMLAILLVVIITGLSALVLLVDPNDFRHYMVQEVAQRSGYKLTFNGDLRWHVWPQLSILSGPITLNAPGATQPLVNAENMRLDVHLLPLLSHQLSVSQVMLKGAVVNLTPDSEEKRLQRAPVPPDNSRVTEKRAGWKFAIERLHIMDSLVIWQRKNGEQLNIRDVNLRYTQQTDRQAQFEVESRLSRDQKDLLVQAKGQFDTSNYPQQLSGSLDALTFQLTGADLPPSGINGQLKVDAIWQREKETLQLKNLALNVNESMLQGELSATLAGRPKITLALQSPSLDLDSFSATAPSAERTPDEPRNPPSRPVISQPVSFNPQQSFLNHLDGSVSLQAEELRFHHTEVKNVNFDADSNNGIMEVKSLTASMGKGSVSLAGELDFTKSILAVRLAPDMKAVPITPLLALLKMPPVSNGDLTVKGEFQGNGFSPGEIQRNWEGSAMFSLDDAELQGINFQQMIHRALVRGSDRIQESDDQSTFLRQDIRGKMQLDSGKLSLSAVEGNMPLLRYQGAGYVNLQNKTMDMTFNFSLKEGWRGDAELLRWLQRTSIPLRIYGEWTALNYSLQIDKLLRQYLQNDVKDRLKKWADRSEQRDEKAVIDKVLHDL
- the galE_2 gene encoding UDP-glucose 4-epimerase (ID:JIFNMEKO_01761;~source:Prodigal:2.6), with protein sequence MAILVTGGAGYIGSHTVLTLLESGEQVVVLDNLTNSSSEALLRVENLTGRKVSFVEGDIGDRERLAHLFCQYQISAVIHFAGLKAVGESSRQPLEYYQNNVSGTLILLDTMRSAGVHRLIFSSSATVYGADAPVPITRAIPSTAPAALMAHQN
- a CDS encoding hypothetical protein (ID:JIFNMEKO_01767;~source:Prodigal:2.6), with the translated sequence MFIGFDYGTANCSVAIMENGEPKSLFLEKKSPLLPSMLSAPTREVISEWLFKHQNIPFPEQAHQLALRRACSLNQQEDITVTA